Part of the Cryptosporangium arvum DSM 44712 genome, CGGCGAGTGGAAGTTCGCCGCGTTCCACAACACCACGCGCCGGCCGCTGCTGGAGTGGATATCCTCCCGCAGCGACCGGCGTCTGGCCCCGAACACTCCGCCGGTACCGGCAGTCCTCGCCGGCTGACGCCGGCGCCCGGCCGACCGGCGACGTGCTGCTCCACGTCGAGCACAGCATCTGGGGCGACGAGTGGGGTCCGCGTTCTGGCAGACGGTCTTGGCACCGGCTGGAGCGGCGTGGAGTCGGGCCGATCATCGCCGGAAAGGTCCTCGCCAGGTCGGTGACGTCCCCCGGTTCGCCACTCGCACGGGTTGACACACAGAGGCGCTCTTGAGCCACACCGACCCGTGACGCGGCGCTTGCTCGGCCTACTCCGAGAGGGCGCTTGACCGCCTGCTCACGTCGGGCTGGTCGAGCACGACCACGAGGAGGTCGTGGACGGCCGCGACCGGCGTTAGGGAGCGCTGGCCGAAGTCGCGGGCCCGGCGGTCCTACCAGGACTGACGTGGGCGGCTCACGCATCCGCCGCATCGGCGACCGATCGGTCGCGTCCTCTACGACAACGTCCCCGGGTACAGGGTCGAGCGGAAGATGCCGTCCGGGTCGTGGTGACGCCACATCGCCAGAACGCGGTCGCCGGTGGCTCCGGGGTAGAAACGCCGGAAGGCCGCCGCGTCGAGACGGCTCTCGAAATTCGCGTACGCGCCCCGTGTGTACGCGCCGATCGGACGCCAGATGTGGTCGAGCGTCGTCCGGTCGTGCGGCGGGAAGACCGTGCCGACGACCAGCACGGTCGAGTGCCGATGGGCGTAGGCGGTGGCATCCGCGGCCACGTCGTTGACGGCCCCGCCGACCGAACGCAGTTGCATCAGCGCCGGTCGCGGTCCGGTGACAGCCGCCGTGATGGCACGGGCGACGTCCGGGGTCATGGTGGGTAGTAAGCCGTTGGTGGTATCGGTCGGCTGCTGGCCGAGGTTCGGGTGCAGATGTGCGGTCGACACGAGGGCCGCGTGCGACGCACTCTGTTGGGTCTGATCGAGCAGAGCGCCGATCTTCCGCAACGGCATGACGGCTCCGCGCACGCGCCCGGCGTCCGTCCCGGCGTACACCGCGGTCAGCGAGAGGATCGCCTGCCGCCCGTGAGACATGAGCATGGCCGCTGTGCTGAGTTGGCGGGGCGCTCGGGCCAGGTGCTCGGCCCAGCGGGTCAGCGTGCTCCCGTCCGGGTCGACCGCCAGGGTGAGCTGCGCGACGGTGATGTCGCGCAGCTCAGTGGCCTCGATCTCGAACGCGGTGACGATGCCGACGCCGGCGCCGGCGCCGCGTACGGTCCAGAACAGGTCGGGCTCGTGCTCGGCGTCGGTGCGGACGACGCGGCCGTCAGCGAGCACCACCTCGGCCGCCCGGACGTGGTCGATCGTCAGGCCGTAGTCGCGGACCAGCCAGCCCACGCCGCCCGCGGTGGCCAGGCCGCCGACGCCCACGTTGCCGTGATCGCCGGAGCTGATCGCCAGCCCGGCCGGTTTCAGCGCTTGAGCCACCTCGGCCCACCGTGCTCCGACGCCGACTCGCACCAGCCGGGTTTTGCGGTCGAGGACGCGGACCTCGTTGAGCCCGGAGAGGTCGATGACCACCCCGCCGTCGTTGGACGAACGCCCGGACAGGCCGTGTCCGCCGCTGCGAACAGCGATCGGCAGACCACTGTCGCGGGCGTACCGCAACGCGACGACGACATCGGTGACGCTCTGCGGAAGGACCACCATCGCGGGTCGCGACACCCTGGTGTAAGTGGAGCGCAGGAGCCGATAGCGCGGGTCGGACGGCAGCACGACCTTGCCGTCCAGTTCCTTCGGGAGGGTCGCCGGCGTCATCGGCTCACCCGCTTCCGCAGGGCCGGGACGACCTCGCCGGCGAACAGTTCGAGCTGGGCCTGTGGCTGCGCGACCGGCCAGAAGATGAACGTGTCGAAACCCAGGCGGGTGGACCAGTCAGCCAGCGTGTCGACCCACTGCTCGACGTCGCCCGACAAACCGGGTGCCCTTCGGTCCGATCCGATCCACCCGATGACGTTGTAGATGCGGCTGATCGCGGCGGGGTCGCGACCCGCTGCCCGGGCCGCCTCGTCGATGATCTTCTGCTTGGCCGGTACCTCGTCCGGCTTCACATAGATGTTCAGCGGCGAGATCCAACCGTCGGCGTAGCCGCCGGTGACGGCGAGCATCTTCGGACCCTGAGCGCCGAGCCACACCGGCACCGGCCCGGCCGGGGCGGGCCCGGCCTGGTAGCCCTCGATCCGGTGGTGCGCACCGTGGAGCCGGACGAAGTCGCCGGCCAGCGCTGGCCGCAGCACCTGGAAGGCCTCTTCGGTGTAGGCCACCATGTCCGAGTTGCTCCGGCGGGTGCCGCCCATGGCCGCAATGCCGTCGGGGAACGCGCCGCCGCCGACGCCGAGGGCCAGCCGACCGTGGTGCAGCCTGCTGAAGGTGAGCGCCGCCTTGGCGAGCATGGCGGGGGGTCGCAGTTGCAGGTCGGCCACGTCGGTCAGAAGACCGATCCGGCTGGTCCGTGCGGCCAGATGGGTCAGCCAGGTCCAGCTGTCGAGGTGACCGGCCTGGTACGGGTGGTCCTGCACGGCTAGGTAGTCAAGCCCGGCTTCTTCGGCGGCCGCGGCCAGCCGTACCGCATCGTCGGCACGCGCCGCGTCCGGGTCGAGACTCAACCCGAAGCGGAGAAGGTTGTTCAGCACGTTCTCAACGGTCTTCGAGCGCCCTCGCTTCTTCAACTACGGCGTTAGTTACTTACAA contains:
- a CDS encoding FAD-binding oxidoreductase, with protein sequence MTPATLPKELDGKVVLPSDPRYRLLRSTYTRVSRPAMVVLPQSVTDVVVALRYARDSGLPIAVRSGGHGLSGRSSNDGGVVIDLSGLNEVRVLDRKTRLVRVGVGARWAEVAQALKPAGLAISSGDHGNVGVGGLATAGGVGWLVRDYGLTIDHVRAAEVVLADGRVVRTDAEHEPDLFWTVRGAGAGVGIVTAFEIEATELRDITVAQLTLAVDPDGSTLTRWAEHLARAPRQLSTAAMLMSHGRQAILSLTAVYAGTDAGRVRGAVMPLRKIGALLDQTQQSASHAALVSTAHLHPNLGQQPTDTTNGLLPTMTPDVARAITAAVTGPRPALMQLRSVGGAVNDVAADATAYAHRHSTVLVVGTVFPPHDRTTLDHIWRPIGAYTRGAYANFESRLDAAAFRRFYPGATGDRVLAMWRHHDPDGIFRSTLYPGTLS
- a CDS encoding LLM class flavin-dependent oxidoreductase — translated: MLNNLLRFGLSLDPDAARADDAVRLAAAAEEAGLDYLAVQDHPYQAGHLDSWTWLTHLAARTSRIGLLTDVADLQLRPPAMLAKAALTFSRLHHGRLALGVGGGAFPDGIAAMGGTRRSNSDMVAYTEEAFQVLRPALAGDFVRLHGAHHRIEGYQAGPAPAGPVPVWLGAQGPKMLAVTGGYADGWISPLNIYVKPDEVPAKQKIIDEAARAAGRDPAAISRIYNVIGWIGSDRRAPGLSGDVEQWVDTLADWSTRLGFDTFIFWPVAQPQAQLELFAGEVVPALRKRVSR